In one Myxococcota bacterium genomic region, the following are encoded:
- a CDS encoding isocitrate/isopropylmalate dehydrogenase family protein, with the protein MSTSGGKRAIEAVLIPGDGIGPEVSEAAVAVVEAAGVDVRWQRFEAGASQLAVHGTPLPKEVLVAIHAVGLALKGPIATPIGTGFRSANVTLRQSLDLYACVRPVKIIPTLAGPYADRAIDLVIVRENTEDLYAGLEHRVAPGVCESIKVVTEAASLRIARFAFELAQRQGRRTVTVVHKANIMKLTDGLFLDCARRTARDFADVELREMIIDNCAMQLVLRPEQFDVLLLPNLYGDIVSDLAAGLVGGLGLVPGANVGASCAVFEAVHGSAPDIAGKGVANPSAIVLSAAEMVRHVGEDAIADRIVRAVHTALADPVNRTRDLGGDATTASLTRAIIAALGSGR; encoded by the coding sequence ATGTCCACGTCGGGGGGGAAGAGGGCGATCGAGGCGGTGCTGATCCCGGGCGACGGGATCGGCCCCGAGGTCAGCGAGGCCGCGGTCGCCGTCGTCGAGGCCGCCGGCGTCGACGTGCGCTGGCAGCGGTTCGAGGCGGGCGCGTCCCAGCTCGCCGTCCACGGCACGCCCCTCCCGAAGGAGGTGCTGGTCGCGATCCACGCGGTCGGGCTCGCGCTCAAGGGTCCGATCGCCACGCCCATCGGCACCGGCTTCCGCAGCGCGAACGTGACGCTCCGCCAGTCGCTCGACCTGTACGCGTGCGTGCGCCCGGTCAAGATCATCCCGACGCTCGCCGGCCCCTACGCCGACCGCGCGATCGACCTCGTGATCGTCCGCGAGAACACCGAGGACCTGTACGCCGGCCTCGAGCACCGCGTCGCCCCGGGCGTGTGCGAGTCGATCAAGGTCGTGACCGAGGCGGCGTCGCTGCGGATCGCGCGCTTCGCGTTCGAGCTCGCCCAGCGCCAGGGCCGCCGCACGGTCACGGTCGTGCACAAGGCCAACATCATGAAGCTCACGGACGGGCTCTTCCTCGACTGCGCCCGCCGCACCGCGCGCGACTTCGCCGACGTCGAGCTGCGCGAGATGATCATCGACAACTGCGCCATGCAGCTCGTGCTGCGGCCCGAGCAGTTCGACGTGCTGCTGCTCCCGAACCTCTACGGCGACATCGTCTCCGACCTCGCGGCCGGGCTCGTCGGCGGGCTCGGACTCGTGCCGGGCGCCAACGTCGGCGCGTCGTGCGCCGTGTTCGAGGCCGTGCACGGGAGCGCGCCCGACATCGCGGGGAAGGGCGTCGCGAACCCGTCGGCCATCGTACTCTCGGCCGCGGAGATGGTGCGCCACGTCGGCGAGGACGCGATCGCCGACCGCATCGTGCGCGCCGTGCACACGGCGCTCGCCGACCCCGTCAACCGCACGCGGGACCTCGGCGGCGACGCGACGACCGCGTCGCTCACGCGCGCCATCATCGCGGCGCTCGGGTCCGGTCGTTAG
- the rplC gene encoding 50S ribosomal protein L3, giving the protein MSIELMCRKVGMTQIFDDAGECIPVTVLAAEPNVVVQKKTEESDGYTAVQLGYGDRRRSLFNKAELGHFEKAGVAPRRHLKESRLTADEAAGLEPGAEVRCDVFEAGQKIDVVGTSKGRGTAGVVKRHNFVVKRKTHGTHENRRHTGSIGAGAFPARVVKGLPMAGRMGNERTTLRNLVVVKVDPERNLLFVRGGVPGHRNAIVRVRAAIAPR; this is encoded by the coding sequence ATGTCCATCGAGCTGATGTGCCGCAAGGTCGGCATGACGCAGATCTTCGACGACGCGGGCGAGTGCATCCCCGTCACCGTGCTCGCCGCCGAGCCGAACGTCGTCGTCCAGAAGAAGACCGAGGAGAGCGACGGCTACACGGCCGTCCAGCTCGGCTACGGCGATCGACGCCGCAGCCTCTTCAACAAGGCCGAGCTCGGGCACTTCGAGAAGGCGGGCGTCGCGCCGCGACGCCACCTGAAGGAGAGCCGCCTCACGGCCGACGAGGCCGCCGGCCTCGAGCCGGGCGCCGAGGTCCGCTGCGACGTCTTCGAGGCGGGTCAGAAGATCGACGTCGTCGGCACCTCGAAGGGCCGCGGCACGGCGGGCGTCGTGAAGCGCCACAACTTCGTCGTCAAGCGCAAGACGCACGGCACGCACGAGAACCGGCGGCACACCGGCTCGATCGGCGCCGGCGCGTTTCCGGCGCGCGTCGTGAAGGGCCTGCCGATGGCGGGCCGCATGGGCAACGAGCGCACGACGCTGCGCAACCTGGTCGTCGTGAAGGTCGACCCGGAGCGCAACCTGCTCTTCGTGCGCGGCGGCGTTCCCGGCCACCGCAACGCGATCGTCCGCGTGCGCGCGGCGATCGCGCCGCGCTAG
- a CDS encoding VOC family protein → MSDRPFKVLGIQQIAVGGPDKQRLRHFWIDVLGLTPTGTYRSEKENVDEDIATAGAGAFKVEVDLMQPIDPEGRPKVHDPALNHVGLWIDDLHAAVAWLEAQGVRFTPGGIRKGAAGHDVCFIHPKGNAESPIGAEGVLVELVQAPAEVREAFAKLER, encoded by the coding sequence GTGTCCGATCGCCCGTTCAAGGTCCTCGGCATCCAGCAGATCGCCGTCGGCGGCCCCGACAAGCAGCGGCTGCGCCATTTCTGGATCGACGTCCTCGGGCTGACGCCGACCGGCACCTACCGGAGCGAGAAGGAGAACGTCGACGAGGACATCGCGACGGCGGGCGCCGGGGCGTTCAAGGTCGAGGTCGACCTGATGCAGCCGATCGATCCCGAAGGCCGGCCGAAGGTGCACGACCCGGCGCTCAACCACGTGGGGCTGTGGATCGACGACCTGCACGCGGCCGTCGCGTGGCTCGAGGCGCAGGGCGTGCGCTTCACGCCCGGCGGCATCCGCAAGGGCGCGGCCGGCCACGACGTCTGCTTCATCCACCCGAAGGGCAACGCCGAGTCGCCGATCGGCGCCGAGGGCGTGCTCGTCGAGCTCGTGCAGGCGCCCGCCGAGGTGCGCGAGGCCTTCGCGAAGCTCGAGCGCTAG
- the nudC gene encoding NAD(+) diphosphatase — MSLAEDALFFPAIAAPDAIDGPVQWFVFRKRELLVTAAGALPPEPEIRRHRFGPERTLYLGAFGEVHCFAAQVPDASTPPPGMTYRDLMSLYASLPVAHHQVAGRAAQLIDWDRTHQFCGACGGPTDPSPTDRSRVCRDCGLGQFPRLAPAIIATVERDDEILLARSPHFPKGLYSTIAGFVEPGESLEECVAREIREEVGVEVEDVRYFGSQPWPFPNSLMLGFTTRWRAGDVRVDPSEIEDARWFHCDEMPVRFPGNVSISQWLLDDFLRRRRGAGAA, encoded by the coding sequence ATGTCGCTCGCCGAGGACGCGCTCTTCTTCCCCGCGATCGCCGCGCCGGATGCGATCGACGGGCCCGTCCAGTGGTTCGTGTTCCGCAAGCGCGAGCTGCTCGTCACGGCTGCCGGCGCGCTGCCGCCCGAGCCCGAGATCCGTCGCCACCGTTTCGGGCCCGAGCGAACGCTCTACCTCGGCGCGTTCGGCGAGGTGCACTGCTTCGCGGCCCAGGTGCCGGACGCGTCGACCCCGCCGCCCGGGATGACCTACCGCGACCTCATGTCGCTCTACGCGAGCCTGCCGGTCGCGCACCACCAGGTCGCGGGCCGCGCCGCCCAGCTCATCGACTGGGATCGCACGCACCAGTTCTGCGGCGCGTGCGGCGGCCCGACGGACCCGTCGCCGACCGACCGCTCCCGCGTCTGCCGCGACTGCGGCCTCGGGCAGTTCCCGCGCCTCGCGCCGGCGATCATCGCGACCGTCGAGCGCGACGACGAGATCCTCCTCGCCCGCTCGCCGCACTTCCCGAAGGGCCTCTACAGCACGATCGCGGGCTTCGTGGAGCCCGGCGAGAGCCTCGAGGAGTGCGTGGCGCGCGAGATCCGCGAGGAGGTCGGCGTCGAGGTCGAGGACGTGCGCTACTTCGGCAGCCAGCCCTGGCCGTTCCCGAACTCGCTCATGCTGGGCTTCACGACGCGCTGGCGGGCGGGAGACGTGCGCGTCGACCCGAGCGAGATCGAGGACGCGCGCTGGTTCCACTGCGACGAGATGCCGGTGCGGTTTCCCGGCAACGTCAGCATCTCGCAGTGGCTGCTCGACGACTTCCTGCGCCGCCGCCGCGGCGCGGGCGCCGCCTAG
- a CDS encoding prepilin-type N-terminal cleavage/methylation domain-containing protein, which produces MKSGGARVRWRRDPHGARDERRVARRSQRGITLVEIVIGLAIIGIIASMGFARFNGWIDAQHARGAARDIADAFTLARTEAIRTGNPHVVLFGITALTGVDGAGLPVDPLGTPLQNDPGEMAPIVVVNDANGNCSIDPGETTVPFPAKPNINWDVSTATVRAPNDTGAVALGTGSTFASPANPATPIPFVLFRAGDGVPVAFTGSAVTGCGTIGTTGSGSGSIYVTDGKRDYATTLAPMGGVRVHTWDSGTNTWTN; this is translated from the coding sequence GTGAAGTCGGGGGGAGCCCGGGTCCGTTGGCGGCGCGATCCGCACGGCGCTCGCGACGAGCGTCGTGTCGCGCGGCGTTCGCAGCGCGGCATCACGCTCGTCGAGATCGTCATCGGGCTCGCGATCATCGGAATCATCGCGAGCATGGGCTTCGCGCGCTTCAACGGCTGGATCGACGCGCAGCACGCGCGGGGCGCCGCGCGCGACATCGCCGACGCCTTCACGCTCGCGCGCACCGAGGCGATCCGCACGGGCAACCCGCACGTCGTGCTGTTCGGCATCACGGCGCTCACCGGCGTCGACGGCGCCGGCCTCCCGGTCGACCCGCTCGGCACGCCACTCCAGAACGACCCCGGCGAGATGGCGCCGATCGTCGTCGTCAACGACGCGAACGGCAACTGCTCGATCGACCCGGGCGAGACCACCGTTCCCTTCCCCGCCAAGCCCAACATCAACTGGGACGTCTCGACCGCGACCGTGCGCGCGCCCAACGACACGGGCGCCGTCGCGCTCGGAACGGGCTCCACCTTCGCGAGCCCCGCGAACCCGGCGACGCCGATCCCGTTCGTGCTCTTCCGCGCGGGCGACGGCGTGCCCGTCGCGTTCACGGGCAGCGCCGTCACGGGCTGCGGAACGATCGGGACCACGGGCAGCGGGAGCGGGTCGATCTACGTGACCGATGGCAAGCGCGACTACGCCACGACGCTCGCGCCAATGGGCGGCGTTCGCGTCCACACGTGGGACTCCGGGACGAACACATGGACGAACTGA
- a CDS encoding prepilin-type N-terminal cleavage/methylation domain-containing protein, with the protein MDELTTSRRLAATPARAADRRRGGVTLIELMVALTVLAFGLLTVAAAQIHALRGSTTGRHQTMAASIAQSQMEQLQRVSWNDPSLNPGGWTAPIVVNQVVEAPVNMIEQTYALSWRVTDLVVGQRRSIDVRVTWNDPNRPNRSYAVSSVRYNYENL; encoded by the coding sequence ATGGACGAACTGACGACCTCGCGCCGTCTCGCCGCGACGCCCGCGCGCGCGGCGGATCGCCGCCGCGGCGGCGTGACGCTGATCGAGCTCATGGTGGCGCTGACGGTGCTGGCGTTCGGGCTGCTCACGGTCGCCGCGGCGCAGATCCACGCGCTGCGCGGAAGCACGACGGGCCGTCACCAGACGATGGCCGCGTCGATCGCGCAGAGCCAGATGGAGCAGCTCCAGCGCGTCAGCTGGAACGACCCCTCGCTCAACCCCGGCGGCTGGACGGCGCCGATCGTCGTCAACCAGGTCGTCGAAGCGCCCGTCAACATGATCGAGCAGACCTACGCGCTGTCGTGGCGCGTCACCGACCTCGTCGTGGGGCAGCGCCGGTCGATCGACGTGCGCGTCACCTGGAACGATCCGAACCGACCCAACCGGAGCTATGCGGTCTCGAGCGTCCGGTACAACTACGAGAACCTCTGA
- a CDS encoding prepilin-type N-terminal cleavage/methylation domain-containing protein, with the protein MRRHAHSPAPRPRRARRRAGFSLIELVIAMLVMGIVMIYAMETFSTNQDAYQVVEQVSETQQNMRAVADLIERDLRHAGFMVQAAGAACGLDNQNASDVLYVSDASVVDPGNRTSVDNAVGTTNNGTGTGTQNFGGLTSTVLDGAATYDTDGNGAADSDFQIGGGIIVFDRNDASRGTACGEVLAIGASNVQASIDSAGLGPAAGATDIAVVPAHRYFVDAAGVLTRDGLEIARDVDDLQVAYFVDLNDDNVEQPNETFGDGVGPDYVSGNVDMSQGREILVNLVLRTRVQDLDFTDGQFQTTLNRNPVAGNDGFRRRVYTSRELLRNLVMR; encoded by the coding sequence ATGCGGCGACACGCGCACTCTCCGGCACCGCGCCCGCGTCGCGCCCGACGGCGAGCGGGCTTCTCGCTCATCGAGCTCGTCATCGCGATGCTCGTGATGGGCATCGTGATGATCTACGCGATGGAGACGTTCTCGACCAACCAGGACGCGTACCAGGTCGTCGAGCAGGTCTCCGAGACACAGCAGAACATGCGCGCCGTCGCGGACCTGATCGAGCGCGACCTGCGGCACGCGGGCTTCATGGTGCAGGCCGCGGGCGCGGCGTGCGGCCTCGACAACCAGAACGCGAGCGACGTCCTCTACGTGAGCGACGCGAGCGTCGTCGACCCGGGCAACCGCACGAGCGTCGACAACGCGGTCGGCACGACCAACAACGGCACGGGAACGGGAACCCAGAACTTCGGCGGCCTGACGTCGACGGTGCTCGACGGCGCCGCCACCTACGACACCGACGGCAACGGCGCGGCCGATTCCGACTTCCAGATCGGCGGCGGGATCATCGTCTTCGACCGCAACGACGCGAGCCGCGGCACGGCCTGCGGCGAGGTGCTGGCGATCGGGGCGAGCAACGTCCAGGCGTCGATCGACAGCGCGGGCCTCGGCCCTGCCGCCGGCGCGACCGACATCGCGGTCGTTCCCGCGCATCGCTACTTCGTCGACGCGGCCGGGGTGCTCACCCGCGACGGGCTCGAGATCGCGCGCGACGTCGACGACCTGCAGGTCGCCTACTTCGTGGATCTGAACGACGACAACGTCGAGCAGCCGAACGAGACGTTCGGCGACGGCGTCGGCCCCGACTACGTCTCCGGGAACGTCGACATGAGCCAGGGGCGCGAGATCCTCGTGAACCTCGTGCTCCGCACGCGCGTGCAGGACCTCGACTTCACGGACGGCCAGTTCCAGACGACGCTCAACCGCAACCCGGTCGCCGGCAACGACGGCTTCCGCCGGCGCGTCTACACGAGCCGCGAGCTGCTGCGCAACCTCGTGATGCGATAG
- a CDS encoding pilus assembly PilX N-terminal domain-containing protein, with the protein MTTKLRRRYEAARRNGKSERGAALVVAMFLLLLMSFVGIYALDTVALDRQVAGFQNRKRIAFYAAEAAVAEALDSLETTGTPSVGGGNMGDTTLYPYGTPSYAVDPTVANPIAPIGAAGSEGMNLSIGQGGAAKFNLQTWRIQVQGTEPGGTTARIEIAAQRFNGN; encoded by the coding sequence ATGACGACGAAGCTCCGGCGACGCTACGAGGCGGCTCGGCGCAACGGGAAGAGCGAGCGCGGCGCCGCGCTCGTGGTGGCGATGTTCCTGCTGCTGCTGATGAGCTTCGTCGGCATCTACGCACTCGACACGGTCGCGCTCGATCGCCAGGTGGCCGGCTTCCAGAACCGCAAGCGCATCGCGTTCTACGCCGCCGAGGCCGCCGTCGCCGAGGCGCTCGACAGCCTCGAGACGACGGGCACGCCGTCGGTCGGCGGCGGCAACATGGGCGACACGACGCTCTACCCGTACGGGACGCCGAGCTATGCGGTCGACCCGACCGTCGCGAACCCGATCGCGCCGATCGGCGCCGCCGGCTCCGAGGGCATGAACCTCTCGATCGGCCAGGGCGGCGCGGCCAAGTTCAACCTGCAGACGTGGCGCATCCAGGTGCAGGGCACCGAGCCGGGCGGCACGACCGCGCGCATCGAGATCGCCGCGCAGCGCTTCAACGGCAACTGA